Proteins encoded in a region of the Nonomuraea helvata genome:
- a CDS encoding MarR family winged helix-turn-helix transcriptional regulator: MNAAEGTPPQRLRTLPSRLINGAALAANRIVDQALAQAGVRRYHYSLLAALEEYGPASQAALGRRTGIDRSDMVATVNDLAERQLLKRAPDLEDRRRNIITITAAGRSQLTHLDRLLAAAQDEFLAPLPPADRRHLIDLLTRVVDHHGGKRH, translated from the coding sequence GTGAACGCCGCAGAAGGAACGCCGCCGCAGCGGCTGCGCACGCTGCCGAGCAGATTGATCAACGGGGCGGCACTGGCCGCCAACCGGATCGTTGATCAAGCGCTCGCCCAGGCCGGCGTTCGGCGCTACCACTACTCCCTGCTCGCCGCGCTGGAGGAGTACGGCCCGGCCAGCCAGGCCGCCCTCGGCCGCCGCACCGGCATCGACCGCAGCGACATGGTGGCGACCGTCAACGACCTCGCCGAACGGCAACTCCTCAAGCGCGCACCCGACCTGGAAGACCGCCGACGCAACATCATCACCATCACCGCGGCAGGCCGAAGCCAACTCACCCACCTCGACCGGCTGCTCGCCGCCGCCCAGGACGAGTTCCTCGCCCCGCTGCCCCCGGCCGACCGGCGGCACCTGATCGACCTGCTCACCCGCGTCGTCGATCATCACGGTGGCAAGCGCCACTGA
- a CDS encoding LacI family DNA-binding transcriptional regulator: MPTLADVAALAGVSKATASRALGRPDLAAPETVARVRAAAEQLGFVPNRAATQLARGRTGVVAVVVPTLDNTFFTPIISGAQARAADSGMQLTIAVHSLEHAAQLAAVEQLAHQVDGFLLAAPRGSDEIVRAAASFKPTVLIDREIEGMTSAVADTATAFGALVSWFVAKGHERIVYIGGPAGSWQDRQRQAAIRAAAESSGATLTMLGPYPSTFAAGVEAAEAVVAARATAVVPYATSIGLGLMFVLLRRGMGDVVVSSERMIVESLGLGDVPSIDVDGEKLGEVAMDQLMTLLGERKEAPPTRRRLTVPIS, translated from the coding sequence GTGCCGACACTCGCGGACGTCGCCGCGCTGGCCGGGGTCTCCAAGGCGACGGCCTCCCGGGCCCTGGGCCGGCCGGACCTGGCCGCCCCGGAGACGGTGGCCCGCGTCCGCGCAGCCGCCGAGCAGCTCGGATTCGTCCCCAACCGGGCAGCCACCCAGCTGGCCCGCGGGCGGACCGGGGTGGTCGCCGTCGTGGTGCCCACGCTCGACAACACCTTCTTCACCCCCATCATCAGCGGCGCCCAGGCACGCGCGGCCGACTCGGGCATGCAGCTGACCATCGCGGTGCACTCCCTGGAGCACGCGGCCCAGCTCGCCGCGGTCGAGCAACTGGCGCACCAGGTCGACGGCTTCCTGCTCGCCGCGCCCCGAGGCTCGGACGAGATCGTCCGCGCCGCCGCGTCGTTCAAGCCGACGGTGCTCATCGACCGCGAGATCGAGGGCATGACCTCGGCGGTCGCCGACACGGCCACCGCCTTCGGCGCGCTCGTCAGCTGGTTCGTCGCGAAGGGCCACGAGCGCATCGTCTACATCGGCGGCCCGGCGGGCTCGTGGCAGGATCGCCAGCGCCAGGCGGCCATCCGCGCCGCGGCCGAGTCGAGCGGCGCGACGCTGACCATGCTCGGCCCCTACCCCTCGACGTTCGCCGCCGGGGTGGAGGCGGCGGAGGCCGTGGTGGCCGCCCGCGCCACCGCCGTGGTCCCCTACGCCACCTCGATCGGCCTTGGCCTCATGTTCGTCCTGCTCCGACGCGGAATGGGCGATGTTGTGGTCAGCTCGGAACGCATGATCGTGGAGAGCCTCGGCCTGGGTGACGTTCCCTCGATCGACGTGGACGGCGAGAAGCTGGGGGAGGTGGCCATGGACCAGCTCATGACCCTCCTCGGGGAGCGCAAGGAGGCACCACCCACCAGACGCCGCCTCACCGTCCCGATCAGCTAG
- a CDS encoding ADP-ribosyltransferase domain-containing protein: MSNTPTPPDPNDPLALAELFAGGGEPWLPLLKPVIEAQPGAATFIGPGRGPDVVPVRELTFQALKPNPPHKWKVVVFGQNPYPRVESATGIAMFDNTFHDWADSTFGKVVSIRCIIKAAAMWKHGIPKKTPIADIRALLKEHDTVQPPEWFQAMLTQGVLLLNAALTASGDRSMGTDRHTAFWRPVVERLVEEILKAKQDADEEDRGVVFAWWGAHARNLKEVVLRLQKKYPGVEVRHIDHPNPAAQGDIFCDGDHFALVNAALRALGADEIDWLPSKGWNQAGGADADRMGAFINSTMELHKLYLERLASVKDEGLVLPAITGVFDTPLMDFREAVAPVAKLLSGLDWHVEQSCRFGENLAGANLSVDEIAALHLYTCESSFYRQINATLRNPDRSRIVPYLPYLRLLFSAVSQLPARKEPLWRGVSLDLRAQYPLGRTVTWWGVSSCTSKLSVAEAFLGRRGKRTLFEVHPVRAVGIRSFSAFTGEEEFILAPGTQFEVTGVKTERGGLCTVQLTELAEQPLVA, translated from the coding sequence ATGAGCAACACCCCCACCCCGCCCGACCCCAACGACCCGCTTGCCCTGGCCGAGCTCTTCGCGGGCGGCGGCGAGCCGTGGCTGCCGCTGCTGAAGCCGGTCATCGAGGCCCAGCCTGGCGCGGCCACGTTCATCGGCCCGGGCCGGGGGCCGGACGTCGTGCCCGTACGGGAGCTGACCTTCCAGGCGCTCAAGCCGAACCCGCCGCACAAGTGGAAGGTCGTGGTGTTCGGCCAGAACCCGTACCCGCGGGTCGAGAGCGCCACCGGCATCGCGATGTTCGACAACACCTTCCACGACTGGGCGGACAGCACGTTCGGCAAGGTCGTGAGCATCCGCTGCATCATCAAGGCGGCGGCGATGTGGAAGCACGGCATCCCCAAGAAGACGCCGATCGCCGACATCCGCGCGCTGCTGAAGGAGCACGACACCGTACAGCCGCCCGAGTGGTTCCAGGCGATGCTCACGCAGGGCGTGCTGCTCCTGAACGCGGCGCTCACCGCCAGCGGCGACCGCTCGATGGGCACCGACCGGCACACCGCGTTCTGGCGGCCGGTCGTCGAGCGGCTCGTCGAGGAGATCCTGAAGGCCAAGCAGGACGCCGACGAGGAGGATCGCGGCGTGGTGTTCGCCTGGTGGGGGGCGCACGCGCGGAACCTGAAGGAGGTCGTGCTCCGGCTGCAGAAGAAGTACCCGGGGGTGGAGGTCAGGCACATCGACCACCCCAACCCCGCGGCGCAGGGCGACATCTTCTGCGACGGCGACCACTTCGCCCTGGTGAACGCGGCACTCAGGGCACTGGGCGCCGATGAGATCGACTGGCTGCCCAGCAAGGGCTGGAACCAGGCGGGCGGGGCCGACGCCGACCGCATGGGGGCGTTCATCAACTCCACGATGGAGCTGCACAAGCTCTACCTCGAACGCCTCGCCAGCGTCAAGGACGAAGGCCTGGTGCTGCCGGCGATCACCGGGGTCTTCGACACGCCGCTCATGGACTTCCGCGAGGCGGTCGCCCCGGTGGCCAAGCTGCTGTCCGGTCTCGACTGGCACGTGGAGCAGTCGTGCCGGTTCGGTGAGAACCTGGCGGGCGCGAACCTGTCCGTCGACGAGATCGCGGCGCTCCACCTCTACACCTGCGAGTCGTCGTTCTACCGGCAGATCAACGCGACCCTGCGCAATCCCGACCGCAGCCGGATCGTCCCGTACCTCCCGTACCTTCGCCTGCTGTTCTCGGCCGTCTCGCAGTTGCCGGCCCGCAAGGAGCCGCTGTGGCGCGGGGTCTCGCTGGACCTGCGGGCGCAGTACCCGCTCGGCCGGACGGTGACGTGGTGGGGCGTCTCCTCGTGCACCTCGAAGCTGAGCGTGGCCGAGGCGTTCCTCGGGCGGCGTGGCAAGCGGACGCTGTTCGAGGTGCACCCCGTACGGGCGGTCGGGATCCGGAGCTTCTCCGCGTTCACCGGCGAGGAGGAGTTCATCCTCGCGCCCGGCACGCAGTTCGAGGTGACCGGCGTGAAGACCGAGCGCGGCGGGCTGTGCACCGTACAGCTGACCGAACTGGCCGAGCAGCCGCTGGTGGCGTGA
- a CDS encoding polyamine ABC transporter substrate-binding protein, translating into MPTRRAVLAAALTVLAAAGCSGSGEKQADQNTIVVSTFPFGVKEFEQAVVAPFTKQTGIKVELDTGSNSDRLSKLKLAKGEPEADVVLISDYFAALGQKDGLFQKVDVPNMKQLAPFATEGAYDGPAYTHQLNGIIYNTGKLSQKQAADWALFADPANEKKVALPDISVTAGQLMVSGVGESYGKGPYDIDTSFKTLAGWAPNVLQFYTSSTEVTNLLTQGEIVAADALSGFATKLVTSGEPIAWTAPAKGRYMATNRAMIPKGARNQQGAAKLIDYMLSTEAQSAMAKAVGDLPTNPKAEIPADIAKVTGEAAKDPVAAGFKTLDPAQLVDTRATWVDRFTREVAGK; encoded by the coding sequence ATGCCCACGCGCCGCGCCGTACTGGCCGCTGCTCTGACCGTGCTCGCCGCAGCCGGATGCTCCGGCTCCGGTGAGAAGCAGGCCGACCAGAACACCATCGTCGTCAGCACCTTCCCCTTCGGGGTGAAGGAGTTCGAGCAGGCGGTCGTCGCTCCGTTCACCAAGCAGACGGGGATCAAGGTCGAGCTGGACACCGGCTCCAACTCCGACCGGCTGTCGAAGCTGAAGCTCGCCAAGGGCGAGCCGGAGGCGGACGTGGTGCTGATCTCCGACTACTTCGCCGCGCTCGGGCAGAAGGACGGCCTCTTCCAGAAGGTCGACGTGCCCAACATGAAGCAGCTCGCGCCGTTCGCGACCGAGGGCGCCTACGACGGGCCGGCCTACACGCACCAGCTCAACGGGATCATCTACAACACCGGCAAGCTCAGCCAGAAGCAGGCCGCCGACTGGGCGCTGTTCGCGGACCCAGCGAACGAGAAGAAGGTCGCACTTCCCGATATTTCGGTGACTGCCGGACAACTCATGGTCTCGGGGGTGGGTGAGTCGTACGGCAAGGGCCCCTACGACATCGACACCTCGTTCAAGACCCTGGCCGGCTGGGCGCCGAACGTCCTGCAGTTCTACACCTCCTCGACCGAGGTCACGAACCTGCTGACCCAAGGCGAGATCGTCGCCGCCGACGCGCTGAGCGGCTTCGCCACCAAGCTCGTCACCTCGGGCGAGCCGATCGCCTGGACGGCTCCCGCCAAGGGCCGCTACATGGCCACCAACCGGGCGATGATCCCCAAGGGCGCGCGCAACCAGCAGGGGGCGGCGAAGCTCATCGACTACATGCTGTCCACCGAGGCGCAGAGCGCCATGGCGAAGGCCGTCGGTGACCTGCCCACGAACCCGAAGGCCGAGATCCCGGCCGACATCGCCAAGGTGACGGGCGAGGCGGCGAAGGACCCGGTGGCCGCCGGGTTCAAGACCCTCGACCCGGCGCAGCTCGTCGACACCCGCGCCACCTGGGTCGACCGCTTCACCCGCGAGGTGGCCGGCAAGTGA
- a CDS encoding ABC transporter ATP-binding protein — translation MTAAAELIGVTQRFGSFTAVDDIDLAVPSGKLTTLLGPSGCGKTTTLRMVAGYSVPTSGTIRIDGVDSTRTPPEKRDLGMVFQSYALFPHMTVADNVGYGLKLRKVPSAERRSRVMETLELVGLAHLADRKPKKLSGGQQQRVALARAIAIRPKLLLLDEPLSNLDARLRVQMRAEIRRIQAETELTVILVTHDQDEALEMSDEMVLMNEGRIVQQGSPQQVFPRPADRFVAEFLGYENFLTAADGTPLTIRPEHLRIAEDGHGLAATVADVAFRGVDLLVSLDVVDPSGATVRLLADVRSDAKPLTPGSSVTVFAPDDHLVPLPR, via the coding sequence ATGACCGCCGCCGCCGAGTTGATCGGAGTCACCCAGAGATTCGGCTCCTTCACCGCCGTCGACGACATCGACCTCGCCGTGCCGTCAGGGAAGCTGACGACGTTGCTGGGCCCGAGCGGCTGCGGCAAGACCACCACGCTCAGGATGGTCGCGGGCTACTCCGTGCCGACGTCGGGGACGATCCGCATCGACGGGGTCGACAGCACGCGCACGCCGCCGGAGAAGCGGGATCTGGGGATGGTCTTCCAGTCGTACGCGCTGTTCCCGCACATGACGGTGGCCGACAACGTCGGTTACGGGCTCAAGCTGCGCAAGGTGCCGTCCGCGGAAAGACGGTCGCGGGTCATGGAGACGCTCGAGCTCGTCGGGCTCGCGCACCTGGCCGACCGCAAGCCGAAAAAGCTCTCCGGCGGGCAGCAGCAGCGGGTGGCACTGGCCAGGGCGATCGCGATCAGGCCCAAGCTCCTGCTGCTCGACGAGCCGCTGTCCAACCTCGACGCGCGCCTGCGCGTCCAGATGCGGGCCGAGATCAGGCGCATCCAGGCGGAGACCGAGCTGACCGTCATCCTCGTCACCCATGACCAGGACGAGGCGCTGGAGATGTCCGACGAGATGGTCCTCATGAACGAGGGCAGGATCGTGCAGCAGGGCTCTCCTCAGCAGGTCTTCCCCCGTCCGGCCGACCGCTTCGTCGCCGAGTTCCTCGGTTACGAGAACTTCCTCACCGCGGCCGATGGCACGCCTCTGACCATCCGGCCCGAGCATCTGCGCATCGCCGAGGACGGCCACGGGCTGGCCGCGACGGTGGCCGACGTGGCCTTCCGCGGCGTCGACCTGCTGGTCTCGCTCGACGTGGTCGACCCGTCGGGCGCGACCGTCAGGCTGCTGGCCGACGTACGCAGCGATGCGAAGCCCCTGACACCTGGATCGAGCGTCACGGTGTTCGCGCCGGACGACCACCTCGTCCCACTCCCCCGCTGA
- a CDS encoding ABC transporter permease, whose protein sequence is MPGLVLLVAGFLIPSAAMLFAPPDVATSEIFARLVEMLKDPYDLEVIGRTVGLALAVTIICVVLGFPIAYWLARSSSRWSGVFLAVAIFPLMLSNVVRTFGWLVILGSKGALGRLLVQLGLVDAAPQLLYTKLAIVLGLTQLFLPLAIISCYSAVAQVDPGLDDASRGLGASRIRTMWNVVIPLTMPGIVVAATLVFAGSVTAYTTPYLLGGSSQRMLSTQLFNYASTTVDWASASATALIMTVLVFLVSGLSSLIGRKGATS, encoded by the coding sequence GTGCCCGGTCTCGTCCTCCTCGTCGCAGGCTTCCTCATCCCCTCGGCCGCGATGCTCTTCGCGCCGCCGGACGTGGCGACCAGCGAGATCTTCGCGCGCCTGGTCGAGATGCTCAAGGACCCGTACGACCTGGAGGTGATCGGGCGCACGGTCGGGCTGGCCCTGGCTGTCACGATCATCTGCGTCGTCCTCGGCTTTCCCATCGCCTACTGGCTCGCCCGCTCGTCGTCGCGCTGGAGCGGGGTCTTCCTGGCAGTGGCGATCTTCCCATTGATGCTGAGCAACGTGGTGCGGACGTTCGGCTGGCTGGTGATCCTCGGCTCCAAGGGGGCGCTCGGCCGGCTGCTCGTCCAGCTCGGCCTCGTCGACGCGGCGCCGCAGTTGCTCTACACCAAGCTGGCGATCGTCCTCGGCCTCACGCAGCTGTTCCTGCCGCTGGCGATCATCTCCTGCTACTCGGCCGTCGCCCAGGTCGATCCCGGCCTGGACGACGCCTCGCGCGGGCTCGGCGCGAGCAGGATCCGTACGATGTGGAACGTCGTCATCCCGCTGACCATGCCGGGCATCGTGGTGGCCGCCACCCTGGTCTTCGCGGGCTCCGTCACCGCCTACACCACGCCCTATCTGCTCGGCGGGTCCAGCCAGCGGATGCTCTCCACGCAGCTCTTCAACTACGCGAGCACCACGGTCGACTGGGCCTCCGCCTCGGCGACGGCGCTCATCATGACGGTCCTGGTCTTCCTGGTCTCCGGGCTGTCCTCGCTGATCGGGCGGAAGGGGGCCACCTCATGA
- a CDS encoding cytochrome P450, protein MSTSVGQEPSSQNVPFLDVLDPAFDFGAPEAFAAQAESWYATSPIGLLVLRYEQANDLLRDRRLDHNGKRYLETNGIFDGPIYEWFVPMIVNHDGEDHRRLRRLMSKAFTARTVENLRPFIRAQVEQLTEDLASAEACEFVEDFGSRLPLAVMCRLLGVPPEDYDVFGTWTRDIGLVFSLAAGGDVVTRVEAAVRGLNDYADFLIEEKSARPTDDLSSALVAAYQADDGRVSKDELRNLLVTLVFGAQDNTRYQLANAIVAFSEHPDQWTLLGQRPELAAQAVEEVMRWLPSAGSIYRFAAEDFDYEGLHIARGTFLIMCVSIAQRDPRAHKNADRFDITAVREKPPLQFGAGPHHCLGSALARVEIGEALPILAERLGPPSVVGPITWQGPLGIQGPDALPLRFG, encoded by the coding sequence TTGTCGACATCCGTGGGCCAGGAGCCCTCTTCCCAGAACGTGCCGTTCCTCGATGTGCTGGATCCGGCTTTCGACTTCGGCGCCCCCGAGGCCTTCGCGGCCCAAGCGGAAAGCTGGTACGCGACAAGCCCCATAGGCCTGCTCGTGCTGCGATATGAGCAGGCCAACGACCTCCTACGCGACCGGAGGCTGGACCACAACGGCAAGCGGTACCTGGAGACGAACGGGATCTTCGACGGTCCGATTTACGAGTGGTTCGTCCCGATGATCGTCAATCACGACGGAGAGGATCATCGCCGTCTGCGCCGCCTGATGAGCAAGGCGTTCACCGCGCGCACGGTGGAGAACCTGCGGCCGTTCATCCGGGCGCAGGTCGAGCAGCTGACCGAGGACCTGGCGTCGGCCGAGGCGTGCGAGTTCGTCGAGGATTTCGGCTCCCGGCTGCCGCTGGCGGTCATGTGCCGGTTGCTGGGCGTGCCGCCCGAGGACTACGACGTCTTCGGCACCTGGACCAGGGACATCGGCCTGGTCTTCAGCCTCGCGGCCGGGGGCGATGTCGTCACCAGAGTGGAAGCCGCGGTACGCGGTCTGAACGATTACGCCGACTTCCTCATCGAGGAGAAGTCGGCCAGGCCCACCGACGACCTCAGCTCCGCGCTGGTCGCCGCCTATCAAGCCGACGACGGCCGCGTCAGCAAGGACGAATTGCGCAACCTCCTGGTCACGCTCGTGTTCGGCGCGCAGGACAACACCCGGTACCAGCTCGCGAACGCCATCGTCGCCTTCTCCGAGCACCCCGACCAGTGGACCCTGCTGGGACAGCGGCCGGAGCTGGCGGCCCAGGCCGTCGAAGAGGTGATGCGCTGGCTTCCCTCGGCGGGCTCCATCTACCGGTTCGCCGCGGAGGACTTCGACTACGAGGGATTGCACATCGCGCGCGGCACCTTCCTCATCATGTGTGTGAGCATCGCCCAGCGCGACCCGCGTGCCCACAAGAACGCCGATCGCTTCGACATCACGGCCGTCAGGGAGAAGCCCCCACTGCAGTTCGGTGCGGGCCCGCACCACTGCCTGGGCTCGGCTCTGGCCCGCGTCGAGATAGGAGAGGCGCTCCCCATCCTCGCCGAACGGCTGGGGCCGCCCTCCGTTGTGGGGCCGATCACTTGGCAAGGCCCCCTCGGGATCCAGGGCCCGGATGCGCTACCGCTGCGCTTCGGCTGA
- a CDS encoding FAD-binding oxidoreductase, whose amino-acid sequence MSSTPPRTVVVGGGIIGVSTARHLALGGADVTLITEGELTSNASGRSLSWLNSAGMRSEEYHRLRMAGIDRYRTLAARHPGLSWLRFDGGLTWEAPENADDLHRVHEYELAHGYDSHLIDRSRVADYTPGIDPAAVSPDGAIWNPGEGWVDLPNLAQHLIKEFAEHGGRLVTNAGPARIETAGGSVSGVRTADGESHAADTVVLATGPAVPAMAAELGVAIPDQTPISLLVTTKPVDTPLRAVLNTPRAAVRPAPHGALAVDSDWTTAGIRPTADGGFEIAEEIVAELLAEASRLLAGNPRLEPERLAMGPKPIPGDGDPVLGRVDEIDGLWAAFTHSGATLALIAGELLAYEIGTGRAHPMLAPFNARRFR is encoded by the coding sequence ATGAGCAGCACCCCACCCCGGACCGTCGTCGTCGGCGGCGGCATCATCGGGGTCTCCACCGCCCGCCACCTCGCCCTGGGCGGTGCCGACGTCACATTGATCACCGAAGGGGAGCTGACCAGCAACGCCTCCGGCCGTTCGCTGTCGTGGCTCAACTCCGCGGGCATGCGCAGCGAGGAGTACCACCGGTTGCGGATGGCCGGAATCGACCGCTACCGGACCCTGGCGGCCCGGCACCCGGGCCTCAGCTGGCTGCGCTTCGACGGCGGCCTGACCTGGGAGGCGCCGGAGAACGCCGACGACCTGCACCGCGTCCACGAGTACGAGCTGGCGCACGGCTACGACAGCCACCTGATCGACCGGAGCCGGGTGGCCGACTACACCCCCGGCATCGACCCGGCGGCCGTCTCACCGGACGGTGCCATCTGGAATCCGGGCGAAGGCTGGGTGGACCTGCCCAACCTCGCCCAGCACCTGATCAAGGAGTTCGCCGAGCACGGCGGCCGCCTGGTGACCAACGCCGGACCGGCCCGGATCGAGACCGCGGGCGGGTCGGTGTCCGGGGTCCGCACCGCCGACGGCGAGTCGCACGCCGCCGACACGGTGGTGCTGGCCACCGGCCCGGCGGTGCCGGCGATGGCCGCCGAGCTCGGCGTCGCCATCCCGGACCAGACGCCGATCTCGCTGCTGGTGACGACCAAGCCGGTCGACACGCCGCTGCGCGCGGTCCTCAACACACCCCGGGCCGCGGTCCGCCCGGCCCCGCACGGAGCCCTCGCGGTCGACTCGGACTGGACCACCGCCGGCATCCGCCCGACCGCCGACGGCGGCTTCGAGATCGCCGAGGAGATCGTGGCGGAGCTGCTGGCGGAGGCTTCCCGGCTGCTGGCCGGCAACCCGCGGCTGGAGCCGGAGCGCTTGGCGATGGGGCCCAAGCCGATCCCCGGCGACGGCGATCCGGTGCTCGGCCGGGTCGACGAGATCGACGGCCTCTGGGCCGCCTTCACCCACAGCGGCGCCACGCTCGCGCTGATCGCGGGTGAGCTGCTGGCGTACGAGATCGGCACGGGCCGGGCGCACCCCATGCTGGCCCCGTTCAACGCGCGCCGGTTCCGGTAG
- a CDS encoding macro domain-containing protein has protein sequence MTVKQALKVVLVDVNAKVVESWLAAFADTPEVEIHKGSILGRHVDAWVSPTNARGRMDGGVDAVIKRHLGAGIQLKVQRAIRDRFDGSLPVGSAVCVPSGATNPKFLISTPTMVQSAQDVSETLNVALACAAAFQAIHMQNEKAPGSIESVALVGMGAATGQVPPRVCANLMWTGYTLFHDYAFRDYGDLRQTILQQLDDLDSRPETERVRIQPPADRTRG, from the coding sequence GTGACCGTCAAGCAAGCGCTCAAAGTCGTCCTGGTGGATGTCAACGCCAAGGTGGTGGAGTCCTGGCTGGCGGCGTTCGCCGACACGCCCGAGGTGGAGATCCACAAGGGGTCGATCCTCGGCCGGCACGTCGACGCCTGGGTCAGCCCCACCAACGCCCGCGGCCGGATGGACGGCGGCGTCGACGCGGTGATCAAGCGGCACCTCGGCGCGGGCATCCAGCTGAAGGTCCAGCGGGCGATCCGCGACCGGTTCGACGGGTCGCTCCCGGTGGGCAGCGCCGTGTGCGTGCCGTCCGGGGCCACCAATCCGAAGTTCCTGATCTCGACGCCGACGATGGTGCAGTCGGCGCAGGACGTGAGCGAGACGCTGAACGTCGCTCTGGCCTGCGCCGCCGCGTTCCAGGCCATCCACATGCAGAACGAGAAGGCGCCGGGCAGCATCGAGTCGGTGGCACTGGTCGGCATGGGCGCGGCGACGGGGCAGGTGCCGCCACGCGTGTGCGCCAACCTGATGTGGACGGGCTACACGCTCTTCCACGACTACGCCTTCCGCGACTACGGCGACCTGCGGCAGACCATTCTCCAGCAGCTCGACGACCTCGACAGCAGGCCCGAGACCGAGCGGGTCCGGATCCAGCCACCCGCCGACCGCACCCGAGGCTGA
- a CDS encoding ABC transporter permease — MKRPITAALAVVGYVIMIVPIMFVVATAFTAGSTLRFPPDGISLRWFDEALGYEPFIGAAVSSLELAVLATALALLIGVPVTLAVHRGKLPGKGLVEGLFLSPLIVPELVVGLALFQQLMIGLDLDNFSTLLVGHTALMLPYAVRVTGASLALADPTLEEAARGLGASPLRAFFNVTLPVLRPGIFSAGLLSVVTSFNNVPLSLLLQGRDFRTLPVTMLDYVQQSYDPMVAAASTLILAATVIIAVIAERTVGFAKIFGGINQ; from the coding sequence ATGAAGCGGCCGATCACGGCGGCGCTCGCGGTCGTCGGCTACGTCATCATGATCGTGCCGATCATGTTCGTGGTCGCCACCGCCTTCACGGCGGGAAGCACCCTGAGGTTCCCGCCCGACGGCATCTCGCTGCGCTGGTTCGACGAGGCGCTCGGCTACGAGCCGTTCATCGGGGCCGCGGTCTCCAGCCTGGAGCTCGCCGTCCTCGCCACCGCGCTCGCGCTGCTGATCGGCGTGCCCGTCACGCTCGCCGTCCACCGCGGAAAGCTCCCTGGCAAGGGCCTGGTCGAGGGGTTGTTCCTGTCGCCGCTCATCGTCCCCGAGCTGGTCGTGGGTCTCGCGCTGTTCCAGCAGCTGATGATCGGCCTGGACCTGGACAACTTCAGCACCCTGCTGGTCGGGCACACGGCGCTGATGCTGCCTTACGCGGTACGCGTGACCGGGGCCTCGCTCGCGCTGGCCGACCCCACGCTCGAGGAGGCCGCCCGGGGTCTGGGCGCCTCGCCGTTGCGTGCGTTCTTCAACGTGACGTTGCCCGTCCTGCGTCCGGGGATCTTCTCCGCCGGGCTGCTCAGCGTGGTCACGTCGTTCAACAACGTGCCGCTCTCGCTCCTGCTGCAAGGACGCGACTTCCGGACGCTGCCGGTGACGATGCTCGACTACGTACAGCAGTCCTATGACCCGATGGTCGCCGCCGCTTCCACCCTCATCCTGGCCGCCACCGTGATCATCGCGGTGATCGCCGAGCGCACGGTCGGATTCGCCAAGATCTTCGGAGGGATCAACCAATGA
- a CDS encoding Gfo/Idh/MocA family protein: protein MSRQDGGRPIRTGIIGFGTGGRVFHGPLLAANPGFEVSAVVTADPDRRAQAAKDHPGAAVLRTADELFAESGRLDLVVVTTPPDSHYDLALAALARGLAVVVDKPFTVRAEQGRELIAEAERRGVLLTVFHNRRYDGDFRTVRRLAADGAFGEIRTFESRFEWWKPDEPKAWKAQALPAAGGGMLFDLGPHLLDQALQLFGPVGSVHAELTRYRPGPGGDDEAFVSLVHESGVRTHLAMSSLAPLERPRFTIAGSAAGFVKWGLDCQEQQLASGLGPGDASYGREPEERWGRLGGRDGQSPVPTEPGGYPSFYDELAVALTGGGPPPLAAGDALAVIELIEQIYTTTDIRRGR, encoded by the coding sequence GTGAGCAGGCAGGACGGCGGCCGGCCGATCCGGACGGGGATCATCGGCTTCGGCACCGGCGGGCGGGTGTTCCACGGCCCGCTCCTGGCGGCGAATCCCGGGTTCGAGGTGTCGGCGGTGGTCACGGCCGACCCGGATCGCCGGGCGCAGGCGGCGAAGGACCATCCGGGGGCCGCCGTGCTGCGGACCGCCGACGAGCTGTTCGCCGAGTCCGGCCGGCTCGATCTGGTCGTGGTCACCACACCGCCCGACTCGCACTACGACCTGGCACTGGCCGCACTCGCCCGCGGGCTGGCCGTGGTGGTGGACAAGCCCTTCACAGTACGGGCCGAGCAGGGACGAGAGCTGATCGCCGAAGCCGAGCGGCGGGGGGTGCTCCTTACGGTGTTCCACAACCGTCGCTACGACGGCGACTTCCGTACGGTACGCCGGCTTGCCGCGGACGGGGCGTTCGGCGAGATCCGTACCTTCGAGTCGCGTTTCGAATGGTGGAAGCCGGACGAGCCCAAGGCGTGGAAGGCCCAGGCCCTGCCGGCGGCTGGCGGCGGGATGCTGTTCGACCTCGGGCCGCACCTGCTCGACCAGGCGTTGCAGCTGTTCGGGCCGGTCGGCTCCGTGCACGCCGAGCTCACCCGCTACCGGCCCGGCCCGGGTGGCGACGATGAGGCGTTCGTGTCCCTGGTGCACGAGAGCGGGGTACGCACCCACCTCGCGATGAGCTCACTGGCCCCTCTCGAGCGGCCCCGGTTCACCATCGCCGGATCGGCGGCGGGCTTCGTCAAATGGGGACTCGACTGCCAGGAGCAGCAGCTGGCCTCCGGCCTCGGTCCCGGCGACGCGTCGTACGGCCGGGAGCCCGAGGAGCGCTGGGGACGGCTGGGCGGACGGGACGGACAGTCTCCCGTGCCGACCGAGCCGGGCGGCTACCCGTCCTTCTACGACGAGCTGGCCGTCGCCCTGACCGGGGGCGGCCCACCCCCGCTCGCCGCCGGTGACGCGCTGGCGGTCATCGAGCTGATCGAGCAGATCTACACCACCACCGACATCCGCCGGGGTCGCTGA